The following are encoded together in the Phaseolus vulgaris cultivar G19833 chromosome 9, P. vulgaris v2.0, whole genome shotgun sequence genome:
- the LOC137820731 gene encoding F-box/kelch-repeat protein At1g74510-like, which produces MLEGPTFLVSRDLPSSCEQETRWIYNSFCVMQLSNNKRRLELEKEAVLRKSCKLSDAPEDGEGKTKKNIQDLSLSVNQANEQNHASDQSDSSSLIYQLGRDISINCLLRCSRSDYGSIASLNQSFRSLIRTGELYRLRRQMGIIEHWVYFSCNLPEWEAFDPNTGRWMRLPRMPSNECFICSDKESLAVGTELLVFGKEIMSPVIYRYSILMNSWSSGMEMNVPRCLFGSASLGEVAILAGGCDPRGNILSSAELYNSETGTWELLPNMNKARKMCSGVFIYGKFYVIGGIGVGNSRQLTCGEEFDLQTRKWREIPNMFPGRNGGSEVTEVSAAAEAPPLVAVVNNVLYSADYALQEVRRYDKDNNSWVTIGRLPDRIVSMNGWGLAFRACGNRLIVIGGPRALDGRVIEINACVPGEGVPEWNLLASRQSGSFVYNCAVMGC; this is translated from the coding sequence ATGTTGGAGGGTCCAACCTTTCTTGTTTCGAGGGACTTACCGAGCTCATGTGAGCAAGAGACCAGGTGGATTTACAATTCCTTCTGTGTGATGCAGCTCTCAAACAACAAGCGTCGTTTGGAGCTAGAGAAAGAAGCTGTGCTGAGAAAGTCATGCAAGCTTTCAGATGCTCCTGAGGACGGGGAAGggaaaacaaagaaaaacatCCAAGATCTTTCCCTATCCGTTAACCAAGCAAATGAACAAAATCATGCAAGTGACCAGTCAGATTCAAGTTCGCTTATCTACCAACTTGGTCGGGACATCTCAATTAATTGTCTCCTACGATGCTCCAGGTCTGACTATGGTTCGATTGCCTCATTGAACCAAAGTTTTCGATCTCTCATCCGGACTGGAGAGCTTTATAGGCTGAGGCGGCAGATGGGTATCATAGAGCATTGGGTTTACTTCTCTTGTAATCTTCCTGAATGGGAGGCATTTGATCCAAACACTGGTAGATGGATGCGTTTGCCTAGAATGCCTTCTAATGAATGCTTTATCTGTTCAGATAAGGAGTCATTGGCTGTTGGTACAGAGCTTCTTGTTTTTGGAAAGGAGATAATGTCTCCTGTCATATACAGATATAGCATTTTGATGAACTCATGGTCATCAGGTATGGAAATGAATGTTCCTAGATGCTTGTTTGGTTCTGCCAGCCTTGGAGAAGTTGCCATATTAGCTGGCGGCTGTGATCCTCGTGGCAATATTTTGAGTTCTGCAGAGCTTTATAACTCAGAAACTGGAACGTGGGAGCTTCTACCAAACATGAATAAAGCTAGGAAAATGTGTTCTGGTGTATTTATATATGGGAAATTTTATGTCATTGGCGGTATTGGAGTAGGTAACTCACGGCAGTTAACATGTGGTGAAGAGTTTGATCTGCAGACGAGAAAGTGGAGAGAAATACCCAACATGTTCCCTGGGCGAAATGGAGGATCTGAGGTGACTGAAGTATCGGCTGCTGCTGAAGCACCTCCGTTGGTTGCAGTTGTAAATAATGTATTGTATTCTGCAGATTATGCCCTACAAGAGGTAAGGAGATATGATAAAGACAATAATTCATGGGTCACTATTGGAAGATTACCTGACCGAATAGTCTCAATGAATGGCTGGGGATTAGCCTTTCGTGCATGTGGAAATCGTCTAATTGTTATTGGTGGGCCAAGAGCTTTAGATGGAAGGGTAATTGAGATCAATGCATGTGTCCCAGGTGAAGGTGTGCCAGAGTGGAACCTGCTTGCTAGTCGGCAGTCAGGAAGCTTTGTGTATAACTGTGCAGTGATGGGATGCTGA